The genomic segment CTTATAAGCACAAGCCTGGGTCTTCCAGGCTTCGTGCTATCAGAAGCTTCAAAGTTTTGGCATGGCTGTCTTTTTTCACTGGATACCTGATATTCGATGCGCAGTCCCAATTGGTTGTTTCTCGTCTTGCTCTTGCTGCTGGCTGGCCTGCAGTACCGCCTGTGGGTAGGTAATGGCAGTCTGGCGCAAGTGGCTGAACTGACGCAGCAGATTGCCGAGCAACACGCTGAAAACGAGGCGTTGCTGGAGCGCAATCGGGTCATGGACGCTGAAGTCAGCGAGCTGAAAAAAGGCATGGAGACCGTTGAAGAACGGGCTCGTCATGAGCTGGGCATGGTCAAGGACGGTGAAACCCTTTACCAGCTGGCGCAATGATCCAGTCGTTACCGGCCTTCTGGGCCGTGATTCCTGCCGCGGGCGTCGGTGCCCGTATGGCTGCGGACCGTCCCAAGCAATACTTGCAACTGGGCGGGCGCACAATTCTCGAACACAGCCTTGGCTGTTTCCTTGATCATCCTGCCCTTAAGGGGTTGGTGGTCAGTCTGGCTGTCGATGATCCTTATTGGCCGAACCTGGCGTGTGCCACGGATCCGCGTATTCAGCGGGTCGAGGGCGGTGCCGAGCGTTCCGGGTCGGTGCTCAATGCCTTGCTGTATCTGCATGCACTGGGTGCTGATGATGAAGATTGGGTGTTGGTTCACGATGCGGCACGGCCGAATCTGTCCCGCGATGATCTCGATAAATTACTCGGTGAACTGGCGGATGATCCGGTTGGCGGCTTGCTGGCAGTGCCTGCACGCGATACGTTGAAACGGGTCGACAAGCACGGCCGTGTGGTTGAAACCGTGGATCGCAGCGTGATCTGGCAGGCGTATACGCCACAGATGTTTCGTCTTGGCGCCCTGCACCGGGCATTGGCTGACAGTCTGGTAGCGGATGCCGTCATTACTGACGAAGCGTCGGCCATGGAGTGGTCAGGTTTGGCGCCGCGACTGATCGAAGGGCGATCCGACAACCTCAAGGTGACTCGCCCTGAGGACCTGGAATGGTTGCGGCAGCGCTGGACCAACCGCCGCTGATTGACATTGTTTGTGCGTTGCCCCAATCGCGAGCAAGCTCGCTCCCACATTAGATCCAGGGTGTTCACAAATAATGTGTTCACAGATGATCAAATGTGGGAGCGATAGCGCTGGTTCAGGCTGCGCATAAGTTGCTGATCGATACAGGCAGGTCCTAACTCCGATACTCCGGCCTTTCAGCCAACCCACCCTTCAAAAAATCCACCAACTTGCGCACCTTCGGCGACAGATGCCGTTGCTGCGGATACAGCGCCCACACCGCCGTATTCGGCGGCTGATGCGCATCCAGCAACGAAATCAGTGCACCACTGTTCAAGTGCTCCAGAACGTAATAGTCCGGCAGTTGGCACAAACCGGCCCCCTGTAACGCCGCATCCAGC from the Pseudomonas sp. N3-W genome contains:
- the ftsB gene encoding cell division protein FtsB, encoding MRSPNWLFLVLLLLLAGLQYRLWVGNGSLAQVAELTQQIAEQHAENEALLERNRVMDAEVSELKKGMETVEERARHELGMVKDGETLYQLAQ
- the ispD gene encoding 2-C-methyl-D-erythritol 4-phosphate cytidylyltransferase; amino-acid sequence: MIQSLPAFWAVIPAAGVGARMAADRPKQYLQLGGRTILEHSLGCFLDHPALKGLVVSLAVDDPYWPNLACATDPRIQRVEGGAERSGSVLNALLYLHALGADDEDWVLVHDAARPNLSRDDLDKLLGELADDPVGGLLAVPARDTLKRVDKHGRVVETVDRSVIWQAYTPQMFRLGALHRALADSLVADAVITDEASAMEWSGLAPRLIEGRSDNLKVTRPEDLEWLRQRWTNRR